Genomic segment of Eleutherodactylus coqui strain aEleCoq1 chromosome 1, aEleCoq1.hap1, whole genome shotgun sequence:
CGATAAGGGACCTGATTATACAGAATATGGAGCATTGCTACAGAAGCTGGAATAGTGATGATGTGGAACTAATGTttaggcattaaccctttccaatccactgtctgacctctgaagacattatgatttaaggctgtacagctgtgatgttggtagacatccgcctgggttctcttactgtatattaccagcctctctgctgtcagagcctatccaacatatcacctcatgcagtactggctttagccagcatatagcaccgttgtataccGGCAGAaaaaggaaaaccaggatacaaattggattggaaagggttaaggctgctttcacacaggctacaaaatcgcacaactttctcgcaatgcaacagtactacaaaacgcatgtatgtgaagcccatgctttccaatcgttttttcttttacattagcgatgttttgtaggctgctacattgcgagaatacaaaatcgtggcatgctctatacagccgcgattttagattttttttgtagcccatgtttccctatggagccttcttgtttatcgcatcacataacatgaacttgcgattttaacattagaaactcctattaacgTTCTCTtgacaaaattgcgcgattttatcaCACGAGGAAATAGGTAGCAGTGGGTAGCAGCAATGCGATGCTACATTTTTCctaagaaaaaagcatcactgacgctagaAAATCGCGTGTACatagcagcaatatcgcagcgatatcactgttgcccgtgtgaaagaggccctaaagggaacttgcccccccccccctcctccacccaACAACAGCATTAACTAAGTTCTGGAGTTGTTAGGGAGGGGGacggggagccgggtgatgtattttttatgctcACCAGCTCTCCTGATCACAGGCCGTCACCCGCTGAAGATTGCACGCTAAACGGAAATCTTTTCAGATTGCTGTGCATGCACAATCTtcagcaggtgacaggtgagatcTGATAGCAGGTCTCTTCTTCTTGCTGTGCAGTGAAATGGCAAGTGCTGCTTGAATCGTTCTCACTGCACAGGACATACGCCGTTCAGCTGCAACTCTCTTGTGTGAGTAAAGCCCCTCTGGAATGACATGAACGATCCTAATACGACCAACTGACATGATGCACTCTATCAGTGCTGTTGGTGATGGAGGTATAATATTCAATCATTGCTATTTTGCACCTACATGCTGTCACAGTTTTAACTTTTCCAGTACATCCTGCAGTCGGTGATGTACAGCATACAGGCTGCCAATGCAGCTAATCACAGTGCAGCCATGATGCACTGCTAAAATGCAGTCATTCAGAGAAACAGATTAACTCTTTAATGCCGCAGGACGTACGTTTATGTCCTGGTTGagtggtacttaatgcaacaggatgtaaacctaCGTCCTGTGGATGACACGGGCTCAAAAGTTGAGCAACAGGAGCTGGCTGCAACTGACAGACGGATGTTTGTTGCAtgttccctctgtgatgtcattggccctccactatgtaatcacagagggccaatgggttgctacGACGTCCggacctgccatggcctgtgatcgcaaTTGTAAGTgacaatgcattgcagtacagaagtactgcaatgcattatcatagtaatcatagcttttctggttcaagacccctacagggacatgaaaaatgtaaaagaaaaataataaaaatagtaaaagaaaaaattctctctttgtataaaaaaataaaaaaaataaaatgcatgtaTTTGGTATAATTGTATGCGTAATAACCTTTACATTACATTGAACACAATACAAAATACTTGCTGATCTGCATGGCaagaactttaaaaaaagaaaacctaaaaaatggagacaaaatacttattttgttcattttcctgccccaaaaaacgcaataaaggcTACCCACGCACGTGTGAGCATGGTGTCGGGCCGGGAAAGTCGGCCCAAAATGGCGCTTGCCAGTGTGTGTGTTCACGCCGATGTGAAGCATTTTTCtggcaaaaccgcctcacatcaattctatgaagtagcgatcctccagcgtGCATTTCAGGCACGTTAAAGGATCggtaagtgtttcctattgttttcaatgccgTGTGATGCCTTTTActgtcccatttaaaaaaaacaatgggtaATGCAATTCGAgaaacgcaaaaagataggacatgaagcGATTTTTGGGGGGTTCATATTCGCGCGGGTTTTGTGAGTCGCACAACGCACCAAATTCGTACAAGATTTTTGGCCTTGTAAAACCAGCCAAAGattatcaaaaaagccgtatgtaacccaaaatggtaccaataaaaacaacagctcatcacgcaaaaaacaagccctcagagagctctgtccatggaaaaattaaaaaagtttatggaactttgaatgcagcaatgcaaaataaataagaatttccaaaaaagggtatTTATTATTACGAATTTCCACGTCTCACTCTGTCAGTGCCACTCTCTctcaatgtaatatatatatacgctatatacgtatatatacgccgatatacgctatcatctggggcgtagaagctcgtgaacaggcgcataaatctaacgtttgtgcacccgttcaaacAACATGGGCCCCGTGCATATACTCTGAGGTCACCATGCCAtcacccctttcccccccccccccctccccctcgcaggctcacctctgctctctttCCAGCCCgttctttgcaatgagagggggcggaacGAGAGCGGAGCTTacccgccacctcccattgcaaagaacgagcgtgGCGGGAGGAGAGTAAAGGGACGGAGTTTAGCAGCAACGCTGCCTAACTCCATCCCACCTCCGgccgctcccataggagcccatgcagcagcccacGGATTCcggtccaaaagatagttccagggctatcttttgagcccgacgtaaaaacgcactgcgctatatttgccggctgggtgcttttacgtctcgggaatatggccatgtgatctgatgcattggaatccaatgcatcagatcacagcatatatcagccggccgtgaaaactgcgggctgatatacgctcgtgggaaagagccccaaGTCTAGACGTTGTTCTGGGACGGTCATCTGTAAATTTGACTGTTGTGAGCAGCAGACACGTAATTGCTGTGGTAGCAGCAAAAACAAAGCTAAAAACTTTAACAACTGCTGCAGTTCACAAGTGCATTAGGTTTCCTTCTGCTTGCGCCAGATCTGCACCCACAGTTATCTCACATTTAAAGATTGTAAGGTGACATTATTTACCAAGTATGTCTTCTACTAAAGCCTCTTCTTAGACCTCCCATTAATCTGATATCACCAATATCTGCTTAATTACCACTTTGTATAAACTGTCcactaagggtgcctgtccatggctgaagcggaatatcgctagcgatattccgctgccggggagcagggaggagaactgacaggtctccacgGTGAGtcaatctgatagataggctgagtGTGGAAAATCgccgcaaatcgcagcatgccgctatttgaatcccacgagcggagaatcgctatgattctccactcgtggacgtcaggctgcgctttccatatttgagtctatggaaagcgttcactgcattgcCCGCGgttggattatcgccgcggataacgcagtgacagatcgcctgtggacaggaggcctaagtgtaTAACGTCCCTTTACTGTGTAGTCGCAGCAATTAACAAGATCATTTAATGTGAGCAGTGGTATCATCAGCTAATTACATGATCCAGTGAACGAGTCACTTTACTAAGGTCAATAAACTGAATTTTCCTGCTTTGTGTTATGACATTCCAGCTTGTGTCCCGGGTACTGCCCCATCTACCGTCCCTTCAGGTTTTACTGATGAATCTCTTGGAGCATTGGGTCATCCCGTTGCTTTTCTCCCCTAACCAGTTGTGTTAGCTTGTTGTATTTACACTACACCCTCATGATAAAATAGAATATAATTATCTGGGCTGAGTAACAGCCATATGCTAATCCTATGTCATTCAGATGTAGAGCGACTAGAAGGCAACACTTGGATTCATATGATGATCTTCAACCGCCAACTGTGGTAAGAGAATATACTACAAATTCCTACCATTTCGCACTGTACTAGAGGCTTCCATCAGAGGTATACATCAGCAGAAGTTACTGACGGGGATCTATGATATATACTACTGTATAGGCATACATCACCAATAGTCTCTTACTGTAATGAAAAATGTATACTGTGTAGCGTACGGTTTACAATCCGTCATGCAGAATAGAGTACGCTATTACGCTATACTatactgaaaaaaatatatatactaccACTTACTAGCCCAGCGTATAACAAAAGGAAACCCTTTTGGCATATTCTAGGTGAATAGGGGACTATGGATATGATGTGAACATAGCTTAATGTGTATCTTGTCAAAATGTCTTATATCCATGACCAAGAAACTTTGTATGTGTCCATTCTGGTTGATTGACAGTAAAACTCACAGTACCGAGTGCTAATGAGACCTGGGACCCAATAATGCTTTAACTCTGTACCTATAAAAGTAATACCTCTTTATTtggttatactgtatatactgggtTATCAGCCAGTTCTTTACATCGAGCAACTAGTGTTCAGTTAGTTGCTCAGAAAAGTCGTCAAAGAGAACGAAGAACAGTCGTTGAtttgcttttacactgaatgctGATTGTTCATTACTAATTTGCCAAGATATcgttcatagaggggatctccatgcaaatacGAATGACTGTGGCTTTACACTTGAAGACTTTTCattaaccagtgactattttttttgAGAAGTTGAAATGAAACAACTAGCAACTTATCGCTTGTCGCCGTCGGTggtcatgtttacactgaacgactgtcATTTGAATAAGCTCCATTGCATGGCTATTCAGCCCATAGTCATCCCATTTGGAGGTTCCTTTTGCCCCACTGATAATCAATGTGTTGTTTCTTATCAACTGCTCTATAAGTGGCAGTCAATTATAACTTTGTTTACCTTGCCTGCCCATTCTATCAGTCATTTGTTGGTCCTCATTATTAATAGGGAATATCAGGGGCATAGTGGGTATGATTGGTAAAAGTGGTCGCTCTTCCCAAGTTCTGATACTCTGTAGTTAGGAGATAGAAATAGGAATTGATAGAAACGGACAGGCTAAGCGggttatacagaagacagctggagtgctctcttcttcatacttctactgtgttcacggagcactcagctgtatacagcgaagcgctctgagtggggtatacagaagacagctggagcgctgtcttctgcatacatctgctgtgttcacggagcgctcagctggcatACAGCTGAACGTTCCAAGCGggttatacagaagacagctggagcgctgtcttctgcatacatctgctgtgttcacggagcgctcagctggcatACAGCTGAACGTTCCAAGCGggttatacagaagacagctggagcgctgtcttctgcatacttctgctgcatTCTCCGAGCggtataccagctgaaacaatagtatcagcgatatcctgctgagaactcagcgcgcgaTCCTGATAAAgattcatcattgtctttcagcttgtggaaagacaacgataagcgaatcgttaacgaaaactgcacgatgtccatgcattttgacccaacgattctcgctcaaaagacagctttgagagatttttgagcaagaatcgttgggtctaaatgggcctttagtttttttgttggaAGATACAGCTAATTTTGGAATTTGATTGTTTATGATGAGCCATATAGACATGATTATGAGCAAATCTCAACTCAACTGACTGGATCTGCCAAGAGATATCTAATGACTTTGGCCACCATTCTTTACAGCATGTTATTAGTAAGCATTATAGTAAAAGCTCTTGAATCTCCACATAAACCACTGATAAAACGCAACTACTAAGCATATTAGTTTATTTGGTTCAGAATATAACATCTGAATCAGCAACAAAGTGACAAAGACATGTGGCAACAGAATAACACTGCATGTGAGATCACGTGAAGAAGTATCTGTTGTTCTTCAGACTCATGACTTCTTTGCAGTGCAGCAACTTCCCTGTGAATTTGCAGAGTCAGATAAGAAAGCCCGGGTTCCTGAAATATAATattttacaagatgaaaatgattAAACGATGCAGCCTGTCTGCTAAAAAGGAGCATCCTATCCTGGCTGTGATAGAACAAAGGTCGCCCAATGTCTCAGGTTACACATTGTAGGTGTGGAGAACATGCTGAGatgcaggaataaagtcagaCCCTCTCATTACTCTTATCATTTACACCCAGCAGCTGAGGAGAAGACACGCTGAATATGCCTGGACCAGCACTGGTGAGAGATGTGCTCAGCCACCAAACTAAGGCCTTCACCACACTGATCGCTCTTCTGGAGGAGAGGGGCATTAGGTGCAACAACATGTGCCTTGTGGAGGGGGCATCTGGCGGCAGCTTGGGCTATACAAGATCTCCTGCTATACTGACTGATCTGGAATCAGAGTATTCGGATACTGCATCAAATTTTTCTACCAGATCACTTACACTGGCACAAAAGGCTTCAAGGAATCGTCTTTCCAGAGTTGCACGGTCAACCCAGTCACTTCTAATGGTGGAAGAAAATATCTTGGATCACTTGTCTTTGGACCATCAATTTTCTATGCAACTCAAAGTAAGTACAGATCACTTAGGGGGAgggatggctgcaatggtagaaTCTGGAAAGATTACTGTGGGATCCAGCTAGCTATAGCGAAAATAGATTTCTTGTGTACTTCACTGCACATTCGAGTAGAATCGAAGGAGACAACCTCTCTTATATTGAATCCACCACAGTCAGCAATTGATTGCATCTCCAACAAATGACTCATTCTGCCAGAGTAAGCTTTCTTTCgctattcagatgaatggcctTTTATGTAATACATGGATGACTCGAGCCTATTGGATCAGGAAGCCactcttagggtgcgttcacatgtagctgatttgctgtggattttattactgattttggtgaagatctgcagcagatttaatACTTTCGGTTAAATTCaaactgaaggggtgaaatctgctgcaggtaTTCACCATAATCTACAAaaaatcagctatgtgtgaacgtacccctaCATCTAAGATGTCTTTTATGGAGTTTAGAGGGGGTTCTGAGTAGGGGATTTCTTTTTCCGATGTTTGTATGCCCTTTTTAGGACCACCTCTTGAACTTTGTATGCGGTCTGCTTTAAAGAACAGCTCTGCATTATAGTTTTTGCAGCAAATATACTGaaacagtaaggccccctgtccacggccaaggcagtatattgctagtgatattccgccgtaggggatgaggggggagcactgacaggtctcagctgtgagcctatctaacagataggctcgacgcggagaatcacagcaatcgcagcatgccgcaatttaaatcccgcaagcagagaatcgctatgattctccacttgtggacagcaCTGCGATTTCCATAGCTACGCTATAGAAAGCTTTGCAGAGCGTAATCCACAGGCGATTTATCACCCacagatcatcgcccgtggacaggcagcctaatgctTCTGCTTAAGGTTATTAGAATATCCTCTGTAGGTGCAGGAATGATCTGGAAATACACCAGGCCAGTTGGAAGATCTGCAGCATCCTTATTTAGATCCTATTGCCACACTGTAGACTGCCGTAAtctgatgcctgcagtttgctgATGCTCAGGAAGTTGAAGTACTGGGATCTCAATTTCCCTGGAAGTCTTTCAGTAGATTTACATAAGGTTACATAATGTTATCTGGAATTCCTGAACTAAGTGGTTatcgtaacatttcagtagataTCATTCTGATGAAAAACCCTTATGTGTGTAAATGGGTTTGCATGAAGACTGACCTTAAGAGCGTATTCGGACAACCTGAAATTTTTAGGGTTACTATAAAAGAAATACACACTTTCAACGTTTTATAGAAACCAAGTTTTCTTGATATAGCCAGAATACATACGTGTGTTTTTTTAGTACGTCTTTAAGTTTGTATTGACAGAGTTACAAATATTCTGCGTGTGAACCTTTTCACGAACACGATCCACTCGTTCCTCTTCTACAGGTGGTCTTGTAGAACGTTTCCATTTGCATGAACACCCAGTGTTCTGAAATGTCTTGCCCCGCAGGCGCACATGTGATGCTGACATAATGAAAATCTTTTATCCCAACTCTATGCTTCTACGCATATTGTGTGTCCACCTGTTTAACGGTTTTGGctctacagggttattacaaatgatcttcctgatatgaaaccctcataactcccatttaacgacactcagatacataaatgtgagatcaatggaaaaagaaactcaaaaagttttgttgtacaacatcaaaaatgttttccacaacaCAGGTGATCAATGTGGGCCCCCTTTGTCACTCGACAGACATCAAGCCTGCAGTCaagttcctgctgtacacgttgTAACGTATCACGACTGATTGATGCAATGGCTTTTGTGATACCGCAGATcatacatggtgggtggtaagggaggCATGTAGGCTCTATCCCTAACGCCAGCTGCGCATGAACGGGTTGGATTCTGTATGCGGGAGCCAGCAGCGAAATCcagccctgtgcccagctggtgtccgcgtgtacctgtatttatctgtattgcggatggacctggcggctcgccattggacatgtacagtacagattttttacaaTAACTCTGTTATTCGTGCGCTGATGCTAgccgatgacatgggtacccacagccaatccgcaattgacattgcggataagcTGCAGGTTGGACTGTTTCCattggacttcaatggaaaccgtctgcaGGGAATCggggcaaaaatagaacatactgtgatttAATTTTCGCAAGCGGAaatcacaatcactgtctgctTGTGTGAGTTGACGTGcggatgttctatttttgtaatgAATGCCGCGGATCACCCACGCGGGTTACCATCACGGTTACCGCAATTTAAATCGAGTCGTGTGCAGCAAGCCTAACACTCCCCtagagaaaaaaagggaaggtcTGGGAAATGCGGAGGTCAACAAAGAAGTTAACTATCATCACGACCTGCATGGCCAACCCGTCTGTTTGGTGGTTGCCTATTGAGCTCAagtctgacttcattgtgaaaatgtggggggagggaggggttgGGAAACCCAGTCCTGTTGGTAGATAAGACCGGAGATTTCCTGTTTCGgttgcggcagaagccatatctgtagcgtccagttCCGAAATCTCTGTGATTGTTTCCTTATGGAGAAAGAAGGGGCCacacactttcctacaggttatagcgcaaaacacattccCCTTGGTGGAGTCGCTCATATGTGGGTAGTCATCTGGGTTTTTCCTctcccagattctgacattacgtttggTAGCTGTGGGTGAAAGGTGGAAGcggcttcatcactgaacactaaagattccatgacACCTTCACTTTCCATTAGTTTGCATGCTCTAGTAGAAAGAACGTGTCCTCATTTTGTTCTCTGGTTTCTGAGCCAGTAAGAATTGCTATCAATAGGGATAACAtcacaaacatttgcgcagaattTCCACACAGTCGGCTACAGAGCTTccaattctctgctcgctctTATGGTGGTTTTCTTTTGTAGTAATTTTGTATTAAACACTATTCAGGGAAATTCATATATAAGCTTGTCAGAATGTTTgtgtttaaaaagttgcaaaattttgcaCAAGTcccacttgcacaaaaatttgtgaaCTTTCACATAGTACTGGGCCCCGgtgaaaccgcatcccctatagtttcgCCAGtgtacaggactctgaaaagagttggAATTTCATGATCTTCAGCAGCAGGTACTGCGGGAACCAGAAGGCAGGGGAGTATAAGAGATACAGCACCTGGCTCCCTGCCTCCTCGCCCAACAGCACTATAAGTTAGTTGATGGTGCTTTAGGCATgtagcaggttccctttaaggctgggttcccatgggacggaaatctcgcagaatgtctgcagcgggacAGCATGAAAATTCCatgagatttccgcagcagaaaggctATTTTAAAACCTGCACCATTTGACGCAGGTTTAAAGAGTCTTCTCCACCTGTGgagatctctccccatagagagaagagagcccgcagcagaaacggcgatacaattgacatgtcgcggatttgaattgcgcgcTGCATATCAGTTTCCACACGGCTTGTCCGCAGCGGACTGTCAGagcgtgtgaatgagatttttgcaaatctcatctactttgctgcttagtctcagtttAAAAATGCGtgcagaaattctgtggcaattctGCCGTCCGAACTCAgcctaaggtccttttacaccgaTTGATGCCAGCGTTCACTCgttcgcttgtgcagcctgtttatgcaGGCAAATAAATTGTTCGCTTGTTCACTTGCTGAATCGTTAAGTCGTttacattcactgaatggctgggttcacatggggcggaattgccacagaatttttGCGAGGACTTTCAGCACGGAAATTATGCAGGCATTTTTAAATCTGAGACTAAGcagaaaagtggatgagatttgcaaacatTCGTTCACATACTTCCGACAGTCTGCTGCAGACAGGCCATGCGGAAGCTGACATGTGGcatggaattcaaatccgcgacacTTCAAGCaggtgtgggttttgaagcagcctttctgcTGCGGGAATCTCGCGGTATTTCCATGCGGTGCAGCTCCAGAAATTTCGCGAGATTTTCAGCCCGTGGGAACACAGCCTATGAGAGAGTGAGAGCGACTGGACAATCAGTATTTGAACTGAACGATTAgaaaacgagccaacgatgattttcatgcttgcatgaaatgaacgagtAAGCAAATTATCGTtgatcattggctgtgtttacaatTAACGAATATCGTTTGAATGATCcagcgttttgttttttgttcccgTGTATAAGCACCTTTAGGGCTTTTCTCTTCTTTGCAACAATAGGAATACTTTCTCTGGCCCCAGTCCTAGTCAGATATATCTGCATGTATATAGAGACCGAAGTCTGCCTTGGGGCTGGGGATGTGAATGCAGCTGTTATAACGACTAGCCCTCTCTGTATGTCACAATGGAAAGCACCAGGCTCATAAGTCAGCCATATTGAGTATGAAATGTGATGTGTCCTACGAAGAACCTGATTTGGATTATGCATAATAGTCTTTTACCCCTTCTCATAATATGTTATTTCTTTACTCCCAGGACAGCATAGAGTTCAGAAACATCTGCACACATATGGCTCTCCAGACCGACGACCGGAGGTTTGATCAAGATCTGAATTTAGCTCAGGAATATTTATCCACCATAATCGCCAATATGACCTGGGAAGCGACCAATAAGACTTGTGATTTCTGTGAAACAGTCCAGGAGCAACTAAAAGTCATACTACAGAAACTCCGGGAGGACTGACGatagaagccaatggactccATGTTGGTTGTTAATTTATACTGTGATGTTACATTAGATAATAAAGCTGTGACGAGGTCTGGACACTTATATAACCTCTACTGGGGACTGTCAGTGCTTACATGGATATTTTGCCTGGTCATCAGTGTTAACGGAGTTGGTGCCAATGAGCAAGTAGTCTGCAGCCGATAACATAAATATCATTTCCAAGATTGCTTTTGCCTGGTTGTTCTCTGATATGTTACATGTGTATTACTTATTTAGCGCTGTATACATTTTCATAAGGGCTAGTGGTTTTGCTTTCTGTATAGCTGGTCCATCGTGTGAGAGAAAGCATGTTTTAATTTTCTCTCCTATAGAAAAGCACTGAAACTGAAGGCCTTCGGGTTCAATCCGTTTCTAAATTGTCCATCTCCATTCCGTTTCTTACACTGGAACAAATGCGCAGACTGCTGCCCTTCTTGGTTCCCACGGTGCCTGCCGCTGAACATTGTGTGCCGGAGTCGGatgaaaatccaaattttttcagaGTCCTATGTGAACGCCCTCCCACAGACTTGTATAGGTGACAGGTTCTAATGAGCACCCAAGCCAAAATAGTTTTTTGTTTGGGTGCTGCTCAGATGGAAAAcaaa
This window contains:
- the DLEU7 gene encoding leukemia-associated protein 7, encoding MPGPALVRDVLSHQTKAFTTLIALLEERGIRCNNMCLVEGASGGSLGYTRSPAILTDLESEYSDTASNFSTRSLTLAQKASRNRLSRVARSTQSLLMVEENILDHLSLDHQFSMQLKDSIEFRNICTHMALQTDDRRFDQDLNLAQEYLSTIIANMTWEATNKTCDFCETVQEQLKVILQKLRED